In the Candida orthopsilosis Co 90-125, chromosome 7 draft sequence genome, AACAAGATAAATGATGATCTGACTAAAAACATCACCTTCGACTACTTGAATGTACTATATGATGGATCTGACGAAGTTTTAATGATAGCTGGTGGTTGTGCCACTAGCTGGGTTAGTATACATGTGGAATAGAAtgccaaaaagaaaaagagcAATCCTAATAAAGTACTCGTAATTGTAGAGTGCATTGAGAATGTGACGAAGTATCTTTTCCATATTCATCTTTTGCATACAAATGCACGAAAGATGGAAAATATGTTCAACGTAGTTTATTCTGGGACGCTAGAAGTATAATGGGATATAAAATTCCACTATATCATCTATGCACAAGATACAAAGACACAAACTTAGCCCATCTATCCTGCTTTACCATCCTAAAGGCTAATGTATCCCTATATGATCAGTAGAGGTAAATCCATTTCACCTCTAAACCATATCAAGACCccattcaattgaatgtaTAATTAactcaaagaaaaagagttgCATCgatttttaaaattttttttttttcctccattcttctttaactttgttttgatataAATCATTGCGCAATTTTAATCATTCTACCATAGTGTACCTTGAACATTCACTGAGCTGTATTTTCCATAATATATACAATTCTCCACAAATATCAATCCGCGTCTAGAGTTAGTCAATTACCTAAAAATGAGTATATTTGGGGCTATATGTCTGGGAAGACCAATGATACTAGCAGAGCAAGTTGatcaaaccaaatttgTCATCAACATCCCCAATGCGTCCAACATTTCATACATAACCATCTTTATTCTTCCCAACTCACCCTTTGTTGACAATAATTTTACTGCATTAATTTATTTCCAATTACCTCAAGAAGCTGGTGCTGGCACTACATCAACTGGGGCACCCGAATTCAAATTGCTTGGTGGTATCAATCCCAGTAAGCCATCAGcaatatacaaaatcagCAATATTCATCCCACAACTAAACGAGCAGATGATGGAATGGACTTGGAAATGGGTGGAGGAGACCCAATCGACTTGTCTGATTCAGTAAGTATCAATATCGgcatttcaattgaaccaACACCACAAGCAGAACAAACCATCCTACAATCAAAGCAGAATAGCAACCCCAACAACAACGCCCTAGTTGCGGCTTCAAGGCCGCAAAAGTCAGCCGCCAACACGCCAGACACCACAGCCAAATTGGCCAATAAAATTGTAGGACATGCCTACAATTACTTGGCTAGTTTCATTGATCCACAGGGAAAAGTACCCATTAAAGCATTTGATAATTGGTGGGACAAGTTCAAAGccaaattgcaaaacaatcCAAACTTTTTAAATGAGATCCTGGAGTGAATAACTTTTAATAGTGAAGCCTTGGCAAAGCGAATAGATTTCTCCTAGAGTGCCCCTCTTTTTTCACATGAGTCTCTCTTGTCTCTCTTCGATGGTTCAAACTCTCTGGATTAGTGGCAAGCATAAAGCATCTACTGGATTGCAACAACACGAACAcattttttacaattgtGGCCGAGTTTGCTTCGCCAGATGTTGACTTCCCCGGGTGCGAATGTCTGATTTTCCTCACTCAAATATACAAACAGCCGGGTGAGTTGGTGTCTTAGTGAGAACTAAGGTGTAATCCTCTTGTAAATCacttctttcttttcgCACCATATTCGGGTTTCCTCATATCATACCAACCTTGTGACAGTCGCAAAACCAAATAGACACAAAGTGCAAGGAAACAGCACTGTTTTGCTAGCACTCTCTAGGCTTATTGTAAGCCAACCAATTGACTTCATCTCAAGCAATTTTCCAGGCTAGGTGGTATCAAACCTCGCGTGGTCACGTCAAATTCACAACAATCTTTAATTGGCTCGCGCCTATGAGGTTCTTTAGTGCCCCGTCGCACTTGTTTATTGAATCTCCATTAGAGTGGCGAACCCTTCAAGGCTTTGCATTATCTTTAATATTTCTTGAGTTGGAGACCTGCGTATTTGTATCTTGTGTTATATCTTCTTTGGTACCTTCTTTGGTCCTTCCTTGATGCCCTCTTTAGTACCTTCTTCCGTCCCTGCCTCTATTTGGGTTGAGGACCTATGATAATTGTATTCTCTTTGAACCGACAAGTGGTTAccctttcttctttctctgacgaaatatatatatcttTGATAACCCTTTCTAGCTCCACCTACATCATCATATTATCAACACTGAAAGAATCATCCAAAGAATTGCGACCGTAAAATCTATCAAATTGGGAGTCTAGTATAAATGCCTCTTTTAATTTGTCCACTAATAATCATTGGCGCAACATTGATTTATAACCATTGTTAATATTGTGGTTCCCTCGAACCTTCATGAATAGCCAACCTTTATATAAAACTTCAATGAAGGAGTTATTGTACCCTCATAATGTCTCCATTCTGATATTAGTTGATAAACTCAACATGATGAGGCAAAGTCTTACTTTTATATTATTGAATCACTCTTATAATATCTCAAGTTCTGAAGACAAGCCCCCTCCCCACACTATAATTCAATCACAAAAACAGATAGCGATGAACCAGCCATAATCAACTCTTAGTCCTGATTTGTAGACATATGCTTGTCGCGATATCAACAAGGTGAACCT is a window encoding:
- a CDS encoding Opi10 protein (S. cerevisiae homolog OPI10 has role in inositol metabolic process and localizes to cytoplasm, nucleus); translation: MSIFGAICSGRPMILAEQVDQTKFVINIPNASNISYITIFILPNSPFVDNNFTALIYFQLPQEAGAGTTSTGAPEFKLLGGINPSKPSAIYKISNIHPTTKRADDGMDLEMGGGDPIDLSDSVSINIGISIEPTPQAEQTILQSKQNSNPNNNALVAASRPQKSAANTPDTTAKLANKIVGHAYNYLASFIDPQGKVPIKAFDNWWDKFKAKLQNNPNFLNEISE